A single Anopheles maculipalpis chromosome 3RL, idAnoMacuDA_375_x, whole genome shotgun sequence DNA region contains:
- the LOC126560568 gene encoding uncharacterized protein LOC126560568 produces MSEPELENDNNEVRDRSRSRSRSPHARRLWVQDLFLNRNETGNRLLTDITTSGIYETMNRFLRMKKEDFFHLLSLVGPKIAKMDTDFRKAITEHERLLITLRYLATGETFTSLQYVFRVSRHSISRIVKETCACLIEALRDYVKLPSTEEEWLAISRRFEQRWRFPHAIGAIDGKHVEIICPRNSGSEYHNYQKFFSIVLMVVVDADYNFLWADAGGKGGISDGGIFKNTRLYHKLENDQLNIPPATPLQVPYQTPVPYFILGDKAFAFTNYCLRPLIMEKLNYSYVHDSDSPKHIIGRIGHRPAEIAEYNGRS; encoded by the exons atgagCGAGCCAGAGCTTGAAAATGACAACAACGAAGTCCGGGATCGTTCCCGATCTCGTTCCCGTAGTCCGCATGCACGTCGTTTGTGGGTTCAAGACTTATTCCtgaaccgaaacgaaaccggCAACCGGCTACTGACCGACATCACGACATCGGGTATATACGAGACGATGAACCGATTTTTAAGGATGAAGAAGGAAGATTTCTTCCATTTACTGTCCCTTGTTGGTCCAAAAATTGCGAAAATGGACACAGATTTCCGCAAAGCAATCACGGAACATGAAAGGCTGCTGATAACATTGCGTTATCTTGCGACTGGAGAGACATTTACCAGCCTCCAATACGTGTTCCGG GTGTCGAGGCATTCTATCAGCAGAATAGTTAAAGAGACGTGCGCATGTCTTATCGAGGCTTTGCGGGATTATGTCAAG ctACCCTCTACCGAAGAAGAATGGCTTGCAATCTCAAGACGATTTGAGCAGCGCTGGAGATTTCCTCACGCAATAGGTGCAATCGATGGGAAGCACGTTGAAATTATTTGCCCTCGTAATAGCGGATCCGAATATCACAACTATCAAAAATTTTTTAGTATTGTATTAATGGTTGTGGTCGATGCTGATTATAACTTTTTATGGGCAGATGCTGGTGGTAAGGGAGGAATATCGGACggtggaatatttaaaaacacacgGCTGTATCACAAGCTAGAAAACGACCAACTAAACATTCCACCAGCAACGCCATTGCAGGTCCCGTACCAAACCCCAGTCCCATACTTTATTCTCGGTGACAAGGCATTTGCCTTTACCAATTACTGCTTAAGACC ATTGATCATGGAGAAACTTAACTATAGCTACGTACACGATAGCGATTCGCCCAAACACATTATCGGACGAATTGGCCATCGACCCGCTGAAATAGCGGAGTATAACGGACGATCGTAA
- the LOC126565653 gene encoding uncharacterized protein LOC126565653 — protein sequence MEQAGSSGRNEKIDHEKSLRFIAEVQKHRVLWEKKKKNYKNVVLKGDAWAAIAAKEEVSPQDAKHLWSRLLGIYRTNKAKVKKTTQTGAGNDDVFRPRWFAYQAMSFVDEATQDAVHVDTVSMFILILNN from the exons atggaacaagcaggaagcagtggacgcaatgaaaaaata gATCATGAAAAAAGCCTCCGCTTCATTGCCGAGGTGCAAAAGCACCGTGTTttgtgggagaaaaaaaaaaaaaactataaaaatgtAGTTTTGAAGGGCGACGCGTGGGCTGCGATAGCGGCCAAGGAGGAGGTTTCGCCACAAGATGCGAAACATCTGTGGTCCCGACTCCTTGGCATTTATCGGACCAACAAGGCCAAGGTCAAGAAGACGACGCAAACCGGTGCAG gcAATGACGACGTGTTCCGGCCACGGTGGTTCGCCTACCAAGCGATGTCTTTTGTAGACGAGGCCACCCAAGATGCGGTGCATGTAGACACGGTGAGTATGTTTATACTTATTTTAAATAACTAG